TCCGTCGCCAAGCAGGCGCTTTCCCCTCCACGAGCGTCCCATATCCACTGGCAGGCCGCCACCGAACACCACCGCTGCCGAGTTGGGCAGGAAGGAAGGCAACATTAGCCAGAATCCTAGGAGAGCCAGTAGGAGGAGGTCCATAGGCGCGAATTCCCCCAGCCGGTTATGAACCTTTCGACCCCTCTCTTTCGCGGAAGAACTGCTGGATATCCTGCAGCGGCCTTTCCGTGGGCACCAGGTCCAAGCGGTCGGAGAACTGGGTTATGCGGCGGTCCAGGACCAGAGCGGCCCCTACGTCGCTCTCCGTGCGTATCAATCGTCCAATGGCCTGCTGCAGCTTTCTTATCGCCGGTCCCTTCACTGTGTATTCCCAACCCTTACGGAACCTCAGTTCGTAATAGTGCAGAAGCGCCCTCTGCCGGGCCGTGGGCCTGGGATATGGAATGCCGATGACAATGGCCAGTTCCAACTCGTCCTCGGGGAAGTCGATGCCTTCGCTGATGCGTCCTCCCATCACTGCGAATAGGACCTGACCTTCGATCCGTCCTTCTTTGAAGCGGGTGACCACGTCCATCAGCTCCAGCTGGGCCATGCCCCTCTCCTCGAGATGCACCTTACGGGAAATGCGTCGGGAGACGCCGTCATTGACAAAACGGTCCATGAGCGAATACGATGGAAAGAACACCACAGTGTTCCGGCGCACACCGTTGCATACCTGGACAACGTGATCCTCGATGGTAGCGACCATGTCCGGGCCTGATTGCATCTCCTCGTACTTGGTGGACACGTCCTCGACGTAGAACACCCGGCGATTCTCCTTGGGAAAAGGCGTGGGGAAGATCATCAGACCGGTCTCCAGGGGCAACCCTATGGAGTCGCGGTACTCGTTGAGGGGAACGAGCGTTCCGGACATGTGAACGCTGCCTCCGCACCCTAACAGTGATGATGTGGTCACCACCGGATCTATGCAATATGCCCTCAGGCAAGGATTATCGCCGCCCATGACCAGTTTCACGAAGCAATCCTCGTCCAGGGTGAACCAATAGCTTAGGAACGCCCCCAATGAATAAGTGAGGGAACGGGGAAGGCGGCCTTGGGAGAAGCGGGACTCACGGATGATCTCTCCCTGCTCCATGAGCAATTTGGACATGGCCATGAGCGAGTGGGAGGATGCTGTGAAAGTGGACATGAGATTCTCCTCCAGGAACGAAGGGGGGATCAGACCGTCCTCGTCTATCAGGTAATCACGCAGCGCTTCGTCCAAAACGAGGGAGCATGCCTCGCACACGTCGTGGACCCTGACGCCCTTGGCCAATTCGGGGTCCCCGAACTCCTCCACCTCCTTGATCACCATGTCCAGCATATATCTGGACAGCTGGAAGCTCTCGATCTCACGGGTGTAATCTGGGAGATTGTGCGCTTCGTCCACAATGAGCAGCACATCCTCCATGGAACAGTCCATCCAATCCATGAGGGAGTTGCGGATGAAGGGCATGAAGAAATATGCGTATGGCGCCGCAACCACCCTGGCCTCTTTGACCAGCTCCTTCATCACCTCGTGCGGGCAGATGTTCAGCGAGTCGCAGTGATCGATCAGCTCCTCGGCCGTGGGCAGCGTACTCCTACAGTGGTCCAATAACTGGTTCATATCCAGTTCCTGAAGCCCTTTGAAGAATCGGCAACCACCAGGTCGGTCTTCCAGCACCCTTCGTCGCTTGTCCCGGCATATCCTTGAGAGCTCCTCTGGCGTTCCGGCGCTCAGCTCCTTGTCGCGACGGACGAGAGGGCAGGTGCCCCCCCGACCCTGTATGGCCACACCGAAAATGGGAGCCTTCTCGTTGATCTTACGCAATTCCAGGATGACCTGTTTCTCTTGAGAGTTCGTCCTGGTCAGATAAAGTACTTTTTTGCCACTGGCCAGGGCCGCTTGGAGCGTTCCGGCCAAGGCACAGACCGTCTTGCCGCTCCCAGTGCCGCTTTCGAGCACCAGGTGCCCTTGGTCCAGCATGGTCCGCTCCACAGTCCTTACGAACTCAGCTTGGTTGGGACGGGGAGCATAAGGGAAAAGTTCCACGTCCGTCAGATGACAGCTTGGATAAATATGGTTGTCATAGGTTCACCGAAAGTGAACCCGGCCCTTCGATCACTTGGCTCTCTGCCAATGGTCGTCGGGGATCTCGTCGTACACCGACGCGGAGTCGTCCAGCATCGCGCCCATTATATTGTTGGCGTTGATGAGCTGAAAAATTCTTTCTTTTCGGAATAGCCAATAATGAATGCGCCATTCCCGCCCGTCGTACAGAGTGGTCTCTTCCCTCTCAGTGGTAAGTATTCCGGTGTCCTCCAACTGATAGAAGGCGTCCCTGTCCTCCGGTTCCAGGATATTGTCGATTATCCTCTCGCTATAACCAAAGAAATTCAAAACGTGTTGGGCCATGGACCGGGCCTGTTCATCGGGCATGCCATCGCGGTCTATCCCGTTCTTAATTGCCAAGGACAGGTCCTCGACGGTCAAAGTAGTGCATTTTCCATCAAAACATATTTCAAAAGAAGCTTCCAAATCAGATCCTCCATTGCTTCCCAAAATCTCCAAATTCCCTGCACTCACATTTTCCACAATGGTGAAGGGGGCCGATTTTCGCGCCCCCTTGCTACCTAAAGGAAAAGATCGAGATGTACCACTTTTAATGCCTCTCATCTAGAAATCCCTCAGTATAACGCTGATGTTGAAATGCAATTGAAAAAAACTCACACTTTCTACATTATTTATAGTTTTGTTATTCGCCAAGAACCTCGGGTCGCCTAATATATATTATTATTTTATATATAATTAAAAAACATATTAAAATATTGCTAAATTAAACATTGAATGGCCTATGCACAAAATATACATATCAAAGGTTGTAGAATGTTAGCAGAATTTTCGGTCATACCGATAGGCTCAGGGACGAGCCTTAGCATGTACGTAGCGGAGTGTTTACACATTGTGAACGATAGTGGGTTACGATATCAGTTGACCCCCATGGGCACGATGATCGAAGGGGATGACGAGAAGGTCATGGCCGTGATATTGCGTTGCCACCGACGGGTTTTGGAGATCAGCGACCGGGTGGCGACCAACATTAAAATTGACGAACGAAAGGGACGTCACGACGAGATGGAACGAAGAGTGAGCAGCGTGATGGAGAAACAGGCCTGGCAATAGAAGAAAGGGTTTGGAAGGTCGAGGGCGGTTACCCTCAGATGTTCATGTATTCCCTATTGCGCATGTGGCTGAGGACCAGGGATCGGGCGTCCTTGAAGTTCGGCAGGGCTTTGAGCTCCTCCACCACCTTCTTGCCCACTTCCTGATCGACGGATATGAGCATCAGCGCCTTGCCACCCTTGTCCGCCCTTCCCACGCCCATGCGGGCGATGTTGATCTCCCGCTGTCCCAGCAGGGTGCCGATCTTACCGATCATGCCCGGCATATCGTCGTGCTTGGTCAATAGGAAGTCGCCCTCCAGTGGCATGTCCAGGTCGAACTCGTCCACACCTATGATGCGGCACAGGTCCGAGGGGAACACGGTACCGCGCACCTCTGCCTTGTTGCCGTTGGATGATATGCGCACCACCAGCATGTTGGTGTAATGGCTGCTCTCGTCCACCTTGGCCTCGACGACCTGTATCCCCTTATCCCGGGCAATGCTGCTGGCATTGATGATATTGGTGTTCTCGCCCACCATGAGGGACAGTACACCGACCAGGGCCGAGACCGTCACCATTCGGGTATCCAGGTTGGCTATCTCCCCGTGGCATTCCACCTCGATCTTCTTGATCGGTCCGTCAGAAAGCTGGACGCAGAATGCTCCCATCTTTTCGGCCAGGCTCATGAAGGGGGCCACCTTTGGGTCCACCCGGCTTATCGGGACATTGACCGCGTTGGTGATCTTGTTGTCCACCAGGAACATCTTGACATGTTCGGCCATCTCGATGGAAACCTTCTCCTGTGCCTCCTTCGTAGAGGCACCGAGATGCGGAGTTACCACCAAGTTATCAAGGGTCATGAGCTTGGAGCCTTTCGGCGGTTCGGTCTCGAACACGTCGAGTGCCGCTCCGGCGATGCGGCCGCTCTTCAGCGCCTCGTACAGCGCATCCTCGTCTATTATGCCGCCGCGGGCGCAGTTGATGATGAGCGCCGAAGGTTTCAGCATCTCCAGCTGGTCCTTGCCGATGAGATGGTGGGTGGTAGGGGTCAACGGCGCGTGTATGGTGACGAAGTCCGCTTCCTCCATGACCTTCTCCAACGGCAGTATCCGTACGCCCAGCTTGACCGCCATCTCCTGAGATATGAACGGGTCGTACCCGACCAGTTTCATCTGGAATGACTTGGCCCGCTTGGCCACCTCACCGCCGACACGCCCGATACCTACGATGCCCAGGGTCTTACCCAGGAGTTCGACACCGGTGAACTTGCTTCTCTCCCACTTCCCAGCCTTGACCGACGCATCGGCCCGCGGGATGTTGCGGGCCAGGGTCAACATCATGGCCATAGTATGCTCCGCGGCCGAGATGATGTTGGCAGAAGGAGTGTTCATGACCAGGATGCCGTGGCGGGTGGCCGCGTCCACGTCCACGTTGTCCACGCCCACGCCGGCCCTGCCTATCACGCGGAGCTTCTTACCGGCATTGACCACCTCGGCGGTCACCTTGGTGCCGCTGCGGACGATCAGCCCGTCGTACTCCCCTATGATCTTGAGCAGATCCTCGTGCGGTATCTTCGGTCGAACGTCGACCAGGACACCGGAGTCTCTGGTAAGCATCTCCAGGCCTTCTTTGGAAAGTTCATCGGTGACTAATAACTTCATGCCATCTCCTCCATTACCTCATCCATCACGTTCAGCAGGTCCTGTATGTCTTTCTCGGACAGGTCACCCATGTGGCCAACGCGGAACGTCTCATTCTTTACGCTACCATATCCAGGCGATATCTCAAATCCCTTTTGCCTCAGGCGCTTATCGAACTCTTTGAAGTCCATGCCGTTCAATTTCACCACGGAAATGGTGTTTGAACGGTAGCCCTCCTCGGCGTAGAGGCCCAGACGTTTGGAGGCCCATTCCCTGACCATGTCAGCCATCCGCTGATGGCGGGCGTAGCGGTTCTGCACCCCTTCCCTCAATATCTTGTCCAATTGGTAGTCCAACCCATACATCAGGGATACTGGTGGGGTGGTGAGCGGAAGGTCCTTGTCCGCCAGTCTCTTGTACTGCATCAGATCTAGGTAGTAACCGCGATACTTCACTTTGGCCGCCTTTTCCATAAGGCGATCGGAGGCGCAGACCACAGCCAATCCGGGTGGTAGGGCCAATGCCTTCTGGCTACCGAACACTAACGCATCCAGGTCCAGCTTGCGCGGCTTCAGGTCCACCGCACCAACCGAGGTCACTCCGTCGACCATGATCAGAGCCTCGCTCTGCTCCCTGATGCCCTCAACGATCTCGAATAACGGATTCAGTACTCCGGTGGATGACTCGTTCGATACTACGGTCACCGCCTCCACGTCCTTCTCCAACTTACCGGCCACGTGTTCTTTGCGCAGGGCCTTTCCCCACTCGGCGCTGATCTTCTGCACCTGTTTACCGTTCTCTTGAGCGATCAATTGCCAGCGGTCCCCGAAGGAACCGTTGGACAGCCCGGCCATCTTGTTCTCCACTGCGCTTCGCACGCAGCCCTCCAAGAACCCGGAGGCCGAGGCCGGGGCTAGGAACACCTCTGTGTCCACGTCAAGGACCTTGCGGATCTTCTCCACGACCCCGTGCTGAAGGTCCTGGTAGTCCTTGCCTCGATGGACCATCATGGGTCTGTTCATAGAATCGAGAGTGTCCGGAAATACCTCCACCGGACCAACCGTGAAAAGTCTCCTGTTCAATTGAATCCCCTCATAGTGAACGCTTACCATCAAATATGTTTTGCCTGCCGGAACCCTCGGCAGACCCCGATGTCGGTCGGGTGACGTTAGAGGGTAAAAAACAGGATTTGAAATATGTTTCCATGCCCGCTCACTGGCGCAGTAGGCGGTTCAACCGGGCCACGGCCTCGTCCACATCTACTGAATCGATGCCGTAATGGGTCACGAAGCGCACTCGACCGATGCCGAACTCGAAGACCTGCACCCCGATCTTTCCCAATCTGTTGACACAGGTCTCAGCGCTCATTCCAGTACCAGTGATATCAGCCATAACGATGTTGGTCTCGACCGCATCCATATCGACCTCAACACCAGGAAGTGATGACAGCCCCGATGCCAGCCTCTTGGCGTTACTATGGTCGTCCCTGAGCCGCCCTACCATCTTCTGCAACCCCACGATCCCGGGGGCGGCGATGATGCCGGCCTGTCTCATACCCCCTCCGACCATCTTTCGGTTCCTTTTTGCCTGCTCGATGAACTCCGCGTTCCCCACAACCATCGAGCCTACCGGGCATGATAATCCCTTGGACAGGCAGAAACTTAGACTGTCCAGATGCCTCATGTAGTCCTTGACATCGACATCCAGGGCTACAGCGGCGTTGAATATTCGGGCGCCATCACAATGGACCTTGAGGCCATGATCGTGGGCTACCTTGGCCACGGCGGCGACCTCTGCCGGGGTCCACACCGATCCGCCTCCGCGGTTGTGTGTGTTCTCTATGCACACCAACCGAGAGATGGGGTAGTGCAGGTCGGGGATCCGAATATGCTCCTCCAACTGCTCGGGTGAGAACTTACCTCTGGTCCCCGGTATCAGACTGGGGATCGCACCCACCAATGCCGCTATGCCCCCCAGTTCGTAATAGTAGATATGGGCTTCCGATTCCATAAGGACCTCGTCCCCTCTCTGACAGTGGGACATCAGTGAGACAAGGTTGCCCATGGTACCGCTGGCCATCAGTAATGAGCCTTCGGTACCGAACATCTCGGCTGCTATGGCCTGCAGCTGGTTGACCGTGGGGTCCTCGGCTTCCACGTCGTCCCCCAGCTCGGCGGACGGTATGCTATCCATCATCTCCTTGGTAGGCAAGGTGAAGGTGTCGCTCCTAAGATCAATACGGCGCAAATCAACCTCTCCAGCCAGCGCGATAAGGGGCAGTGGATAAATAGTTAGCGACCCGCCTCTATGAAAGGTTGATATGTGCCCTGATCGGTACATTGTTCCCATGAAAGTGGACCTCGTGGATATTTTGGCCTGTCCGGCCTGCAAGCACCACCCATTGAAATTGACGGTGGAGCGGGAGGCTAACGGGGAGGTCATCGATGGTATGTTGGCCTGCGCGTCGTGCGGTGCGCGCTATCCGATCGAGGAAGGCATCCCCAACCTCCTACCGCCAGAATGATCAAAGTTTGGCCAGGGCGACCTTGATGCGGGACATCCCTTCCCTGATATCATCTCGGCTGGCAGCGTAGGACAACCTGAACCTGCCCTCTCCAGCTGGACCGAAGGCGGAACCGGGAGTGATCGCTACGTGCGCCTCTTCTAAAAGATATGCGGCCATTTCCTCAGAGGACATATCGAAATCGTAGGAGGGCATCATGTAGAACGCCCCGCTGGGCATGGGGCAGTTGAGCGCCGGAATATCGTCCATGAGCGAATACACGAGATCCCTTCGGACCTTGAACTCCCCCTTCATAGCCTGGACCGAAGCCTGCGGCCCGTTCAAAGCCTCTATGCATGCCTGTTGCACGAACGACGTCACACAGGTGATGGACTGGGTCTGTAGCTTGTTCAGCTCTTTGAAGATGGGCGCAGGTGCCACGGCCCATCCGGCCCGCCAGCCGGTCATGGCATAGGTCTTCGAGAAACCGTTGACAGTGATGGTGCGATCGAACATGCCTGCCAACGAGGATATGGAAAGGTGCTCCCCCTCGAACACCAATTGATCATATATTTCGTCGGCCAGGACGAAAAGGTCGTGATCATTGGCCAGGTCCGCTACGCCCTTGACGTCCTCTTTTGTCAGCACGGCACCGCAAGGATTGGAGGGGGAGTTCAGCACCACCAACTTCGTCTTTTTGGTTATCTGTTCAGCTAAACTCTCCGGCGTCATGCGGAAAGCCTTCTCCGATGACAATTCCGCATAGCGTACCTTCCCGCCAGCAAGTTTAGCGCAAGCCTCGAAAGTGCCCCAGGCAATGTCCGGTATCACGACCTCGTCGCCGTCGTCCACCATGGCCAGCATGGTCATGAAGATGGCCTGCTTGGTCGGGGTGATAAGGACATTGGAAGCCTCACAGGGAATATTATTGATCCAGCGGCACCTTTGGGACACCGCCTTGCGCAGTTCGGGAATGCCGGCCGAGGGCGTATAGTAGGTGAAATCGTTGTCCAAGGATCGCGCGCAGGCGTCCTTGATGTTGTCAGGGGTATGGAAATCTGGCTCCCCCATCGAGAACGAGATGATGTCGACCCCTTCAGCCTTGAGCTTACTGACCAGGTTGGCGATCTTCACCGTCCCGGATTCGGGGACGTTCTCCATCCTTCTCGCGAACATCACGCCGAGGAACGAGCCCAATATCTTTATGCTTTTCTCAATGCCTGATGCCAATCATCCAGGGGTATTGTAGGAAAAGTGATAAATAACGCCCTGCAGGTAAGCCGATTTGGTGAGTAATATGGTGTTCAAGTTGGACCTATCCGGACTACGCCACGGAACGGACCTGGTGAAACGAGGGTTCGCCAAGATGCAACAGGGCGGTGTGGTCATGGACGTGACCAACGCCGAGCAGGCCAAGATAGCCGAAGAAGCTGGTGCCGTGGCCGTGATGGCTTTGGAGCGGGTCCCGGCAGATATTCGTGCACAGGGCGGAGTGGCTCGCATGGCCGACCCGGTCAAGATACGGGAGATCATGGACACGGTAACCATACCGGTCATGGCCAAGTGCCGCATCGGGCATTTCGTTGAAGCTCAGATACTGGAATCATTGGGCGTGGACATGATCGACGAATCGGAGGTACTGACCCCGGCAGACCCGTTCATGCACGTGGTCAAGAAAGGTTTCACAGTACCTTTCGTATGCGGAGCCAGGGACCTTGGGGAAGCCCTAAGGCGCATCGACGAGGGAGCGGCAATGGTCCGGACCAAAGGGGAGCCGGGCACCGGTAATATCATCGAGGCGGTCAGGCATCAGCACATCATCATGGGCAAGGTAAGGGAACTGAAGGGCATGAACGACTCGGAGCTAGCGGTCGTCGCCCGACAGATCGAAGCCCCATTCTATCTGGTCAAGGAGGTTGCCAGTCTGCAACGCCTTCCGGTCATCAATTTTGCCGCTGGTGGAATTGCCACGCCGGCCGATGCAGCGCTGATGATGCAGTTGGGAAGCGATGGAGTGTTCGTAGGTTCGGGCATCTTCAAGAGCAACGATCCGGCCGTCAGGGCCAAGGCCATCGTCGAAGCGGTCACCCATTTTGATGACCCTAAGGTGATCGCCGAGGTGTCTAGGGGATTGGGGGAGGCCATGCACGGCATTGAGATCTCCACCCTGTCCAAGGAACAGCGGATGCAGGAACGCGGCTGGTGATCATTCCAGGGCGCTCAGCGCCTGGCAAAGGACCAGTGGCACGGTGAGAAGCTCACCGCCCAGGGAGACGACCTCGTCCGCCCTCTGATAAACGGGGCTGAGGAAATCTCCCTCGGTGAACCCGCCGATGACCGCCGTCCAACCTTCCTCTTTACTTTTTAGAACCTTCGATAGATCGGACCGATGTCCCCTAGGCGAGAACACCAATACCTTACGACCATCCACGACCTTCTCGAACGAGGCTTCCAGAAGGCGTATGGAAGCTTTTCCCTCACCTATGGACCCGTTTCTCATCAGCGGGTCGAGGAGCTGGAGGAACTGGAGGTAGTTGGCCGGTACATTTGCTTCTAGGCCGAAAATGAGCAGTTTGTCCTGCCTGGTATGCACCATCACCTCCAATCCTTTCCTCCGTAATGGAGAACGGAGGGACATACTGAGGAATGAATGGACCACATCGGGTCTTCCCCGGCGCGTGTCGGTCAAAACATCCTTCGGCCCGCCCCGGTACCGGTCCAGGAGGATCGTTCGGTCCCCTGACCGATACCATTCCATCTCGGCATCGGCCAGGAGCAGGGTGATCAGGAGATCACTTTGCCCATCGTGTCGGTCTTGACAGCGTCGTTGATCTCCCGGGAGATGCGACGCCCAGTGCTCATTCCCACTTCCACCAGGTCAGAGTAGGGAGAACCGGAGATGAACGGGTTGGAACCGGCCACGATCCTGGAGGATATCTCGAATATCTTGAACTCCAGTTTATCAGTTACGATGCCTTCCAGACAGAATGGTCCGATCATGCCTCCGAAAAGCTCGTAAGCGCGCTTCACCACCTGTTCGCCCATGTCGAACACCTTGGGCAATAAGCTCTCCCTGATGACCACTGGCACATTGCCAGTGACGACGAACGAGGGAAACAGCCCTAGCCTCTTCAGTTCTTCGGACGCCCCCAATTTGTACAGTTCATCTATGTTGCTCTCATCTCGTCGGTCCATGGACATGAGCTCAAGGGAGCCGTCCCTAACTCGGAACCCGTCCTGTTTGATAGGCGAGTAGAAGTAGTGCAAGTAATACCTGGTGCCTAGGATATACTCCTGGATAGTATACTCCTGCTCCATATCCAGTCCCATCTTGAACTCGTTGTAGTCCTTGGCTATGAAGAATCCCCGGCCACCCTTGGCCCCGTGGTATTTTACCAGTACCGGTCGGTCGATGGTCTTGGGATCCTCGATGACGTTCGGCATGGCGATGCCTGCCGTCTCCAGCCATTCCCTCATACGATCCCGATTGGATTCCCACCTCAGAACGTTCCTGTTGCCGAAGGTGGGCACGGGCATGTTCTCGAACTTGTCGGTACCCATATACTCCACGAAGGAGCCGTGCGGTACGATGATGACATTGCGGGCTAACAGCTCATCGACGTTGTCGATCAGATCATTGTAACTATCCAGTTTGATGAACTCGTCCGGCTTGGCCAAGGGAAAAGCATCGTAGTAACGGAAATTATCTTTGACCGTCAACCCCAATGTTTTGAAACCTTCTTTCTTGGCCCCGTTAAAAATTTGCAGGGAAGAGTGTGAGCAGAGGGTGGCCACAGTGAGCTTGTCCTTGTCGTACTCGTCGAGTATCTTGAGAATTTTGCCTTTCGGGACCATTACCTCAAAATTTTCCTGACGAATATAAACCTTTCGAACCTCCTCAATTGAAGAGTTGAATACCTAGGAATTCGAAGAAAACATATACGACCGTCGCGCGGGTAAGCCCGGCCAGGAAGTTAACTAGACCGAAATAGCGCACGTTGAGGGTCTTACCTTCCTTGTTGAATATGGAAAAAAGATACACAGGAACGGTATCGACCATCAAAGGGACGCTCAGAATAACGTACAATCCGATGTAGCTGAACTTCTCTACGAACCTCTCGCATGCGAAAACGAATTTACAATACCATCTCCAACGGTCGCAGAGCTTGCGGATCGGCCCTTCTACGTTCACTCCGATATAGAACACCAATATGCTGCCGACCCCCTTCCCGGCGGCCAGGATCAGGGCCTTGACCACGAAGGGCGTTTCCGGGCTCAGGAAAAGTCCCAGCTCTACGGGTATGGGCAGGATTATCGTCGCCGCTATGGCGTAAATAAAGAATACTGACCCATAGATTATAGGATCGCCCTGGAGCTGCTCCAGGGACGACCATATATCCTCAATGATCCCCATCGGACGAGTAATATACTGCGATTAGAAAAGGTTATTGGAATTCAGACCTCGCCATAATAATTGCTGGGTTATCACAATAATGAGATATCTTTTTATGTTCGTATGGCAATTATGCCAGGGGAGACTTCAATGGTTCCAGATAAAAAGGTGGGAAAGGCAAAGGACGAAGATTGGTTCGCCAAGCTTGATGCCGAGCTCTCGGCTCGTACCGATGCCATCTCTAAGGATAAGGAAGAGATCAACTTCCAAAAGACCACTATTAATCGGACTATCATAGGTGATATCTGGAACGTATTGAACCGTTTCTCCAAGATCAACGTCCAGTTGAACATGGAACCCACCTATAGCGAATTCGCCCAGTTCGAGGAGTTCCCCAATAAGTGGCGTTTCAAGACCGAGTACGATTTTGAAGCGGTCTCCAAGGTCCAATTGGTCGATCGAACCCAGACCCAGGGGCGCATGGGGGATTCCCTCAAGATCATGTATTACGCCGTGGATTCCACGCCCTGCCTGCGCGTAGTCTTCGACTATTGCGAAGGTGAACATTATTACAAATATGCTGGTTGGAAGCGGATATTCGGGCAGTTCGTGGTCTACGATTCCCCTCTGTCGAAGTTCGACATGAACCGGTTCCACGAGCACTTGGGCGATGTCGTTCTGGCATGGTATGAATCCCACCTGCGCAACAATCGGGACATACTGATCTCTCACCTCAAGGAGAAGTATGAACGCGGTGAGACATTCACTGAGTGAGCCATTTTCAATCGGCTCACGATCATCAATTTTTTACTGGCCTCTGCAAAAATGAGGCATTTATCTTCTCATTTTCAATTGTCGGTGAATAATACTATTAAACGTAATGGGCATAATGAGCCTGCCTAATTATCAAAGCAAAGGAGGCATTAAATGGACAAAGAGGAACTCACACCCCATGTGGAAGAAGTTGCCAGGGTGCTCGGGGAAAAGGCAGACAAGGAAGCGATAGAGAAAGAAATGGAGACCTACCTGACCTTATACAGGGTGTCCCTGGAGACGGCCAAGCGTAGCATCGTCAAGAACTTTGGCGGAGATCCTAACGCCCTACAGAAGGGGACCCGGAAGACCGTGGAGACGCTCACTGGAGCGGAGCAGTCGGTGGACCTCATGGTGAAGGTCCTCACCGTCAATCCCAAGTCGATCGAGGTCGGTGGAGCCTGTAAGAACATTGTCTACGGGTTGCTGGGCGATGAGACAGGAACGGTCCCTTACACTGTTTGGGAGACCGACCGTGTACAGCTGAACGAAGGATCTACCGTGCTCATTCGTAACGCTTATACCAAGGAGTACAAAGGATCACCACAGCTCAACCTGGGCAACCGGGCCACCGTTGAGGTCACTGAGGAGAGCCTCGCCGTGGTCGGAGCACCCGCCAGCGGTGCTGGGTCCCTTGAGGCCAAGATCTCCGAGCTGGGCGAGGGCATGAACTATGTCATCGTCTCTGGTAAGGTAGTTAGCTTGGAAGAGAAGGAGATCACCGCTTCAGGAGAGAAAAAGACCATCCTGACCGGTGTGCTGACCGACGACACTGGCAGTGTGGAGTTCACTGTCTGGGGGCAGACCAAGCTGAACAAGGACGATGAGGTGAAGATCATCGGCGCCTACGTCAAGAGCTGGAGAGGCATGCCCAAGCTGAACTTGGGCGACCGAGCTGAGGTCCAGGTGCTGGCAAAGGGATCTTTGGGAGACCTTACCTTGACCAAGGTTCAGACCCTTGAAGAGATAGAACGTGCCGGTGGAGCAATGGACACCTTGGTCCGCGGGACCTTGGTGGATGTGCGTGAGGGCAGTGGACTTATCATGCGCTGCCCTGATTGCCGTCGGGTACTGCAGAAGAGCACCTGCCGGGTACACGGAAAGGTCAAAGGCGTGGACGATCTGAGGATCAAGGCCATCCTGGATGACGGCACTTCTTCTTTGAACGTGATCTTCGCCAAGGAACTGACCGAACAGATGATCGGCGTGACCATGGACGAGGCTATCAAGCTCACCACGGAGGAGAGGAACCCGGACCTGATCAAAGAGATGGCCGAGGAAAAGCTCTTCGCCCGGTCCTTAGAGGTCCGGGGCATGGTGCGCAGTGACGACTTTGGTCCAATGATGATGGCA
Above is a genomic segment from Methanomassiliicoccales archaeon containing:
- a CDS encoding ATP-dependent DNA helicase, with the protein product MELFPYAPRPNQAEFVRTVERTMLDQGHLVLESGTGSGKTVCALAGTLQAALASGKKVLYLTRTNSQEKQVILELRKINEKAPIFGVAIQGRGGTCPLVRRDKELSAGTPEELSRICRDKRRRVLEDRPGGCRFFKGLQELDMNQLLDHCRSTLPTAEELIDHCDSLNICPHEVMKELVKEARVVAAPYAYFFMPFIRNSLMDWMDCSMEDVLLIVDEAHNLPDYTREIESFQLSRYMLDMVIKEVEEFGDPELAKGVRVHDVCEACSLVLDEALRDYLIDEDGLIPPSFLEENLMSTFTASSHSLMAMSKLLMEQGEIIRESRFSQGRLPRSLTYSLGAFLSYWFTLDEDCFVKLVMGGDNPCLRAYCIDPVVTTSSLLGCGGSVHMSGTLVPLNEYRDSIGLPLETGLMIFPTPFPKENRRVFYVEDVSTKYEEMQSGPDMVATIEDHVVQVCNGVRRNTVVFFPSYSLMDRFVNDGVSRRISRKVHLEERGMAQLELMDVVTRFKEGRIEGQVLFAVMGGRISEGIDFPEDELELAIVIGIPYPRPTARQRALLHYYELRFRKGWEYTVKGPAIRKLQQAIGRLIRTESDVGAALVLDRRITQFSDRLDLVPTERPLQDIQQFFREREGSKGS
- a CDS encoding DUF6015 family protein; the encoded protein is MEASFEICFDGKCTTLTVEDLSLAIKNGIDRDGMPDEQARSMAQHVLNFFGYSERIIDNILEPEDRDAFYQLEDTGILTTEREETTLYDGREWRIHYWLFRKERIFQLINANNIMGAMLDDSASVYDEIPDDHWQRAK
- a CDS encoding MTH1187 family thiamine-binding protein; the protein is MLAEFSVIPIGSGTSLSMYVAECLHIVNDSGLRYQLTPMGTMIEGDDEKVMAVILRCHRRVLEISDRVATNIKIDERKGRHDEMERRVSSVMEKQAWQ
- the serA gene encoding phosphoglycerate dehydrogenase, with the protein product MKLLVTDELSKEGLEMLTRDSGVLVDVRPKIPHEDLLKIIGEYDGLIVRSGTKVTAEVVNAGKKLRVIGRAGVGVDNVDVDAATRHGILVMNTPSANIISAAEHTMAMMLTLARNIPRADASVKAGKWERSKFTGVELLGKTLGIVGIGRVGGEVAKRAKSFQMKLVGYDPFISQEMAVKLGVRILPLEKVMEEADFVTIHAPLTPTTHHLIGKDQLEMLKPSALIINCARGGIIDEDALYEALKSGRIAGAALDVFETEPPKGSKLMTLDNLVVTPHLGASTKEAQEKVSIEMAEHVKMFLVDNKITNAVNVPISRVDPKVAPFMSLAEKMGAFCVQLSDGPIKKIEVECHGEIANLDTRMVTVSALVGVLSLMVGENTNIINASSIARDKGIQVVEAKVDESSHYTNMLVVRISSNGNKAEVRGTVFPSDLCRIIGVDEFDLDMPLEGDFLLTKHDDMPGMIGKIGTLLGQREINIARMGVGRADKGGKALMLISVDQEVGKKVVEELKALPNFKDARSLVLSHMRNREYMNI
- a CDS encoding alanine--glyoxylate aminotransferase family protein; amino-acid sequence: MNRRLFTVGPVEVFPDTLDSMNRPMMVHRGKDYQDLQHGVVEKIRKVLDVDTEVFLAPASASGFLEGCVRSAVENKMAGLSNGSFGDRWQLIAQENGKQVQKISAEWGKALRKEHVAGKLEKDVEAVTVVSNESSTGVLNPLFEIVEGIREQSEALIMVDGVTSVGAVDLKPRKLDLDALVFGSQKALALPPGLAVVCASDRLMEKAAKVKYRGYYLDLMQYKRLADKDLPLTTPPVSLMYGLDYQLDKILREGVQNRYARHQRMADMVREWASKRLGLYAEEGYRSNTISVVKLNGMDFKEFDKRLRQKGFEISPGYGSVKNETFRVGHMGDLSEKDIQDLLNVMDEVMEEMA